One part of the Rutidosis leptorrhynchoides isolate AG116_Rl617_1_P2 chromosome 1, CSIRO_AGI_Rlap_v1, whole genome shotgun sequence genome encodes these proteins:
- the LOC139875184 gene encoding uncharacterized protein, which produces MPAICDPKQLPAPSPKLWDLYTDGAASFEGARAGLILTGPHEEEHTYALRFNFKVTKNEAEYEALLAGMRIAKEMGVKKLQAYVDSQLVANQINGTFDANNKSMLSYLALVHSLLNAFTDFRTSQIPRSQNK; this is translated from the coding sequence ATGCCCGCAATATGCGATCCTAAACAACTTCCCGCGCCCTCTCCTAAATTGTGGGATCTATATACTGATGGCGCGGCAAGCTTCGAGGGCGCCAGAGCAGGTTTAATCCTCACGGGCCCGCATGAAGAGGAGCACACGTATGCGCTGCGATTTAATTTCAAAGTAACAAAAAATGAGGCAGAATACGAAGCGTTATTAGCAGGAATGCGAATCGCCAAGGAAATGGGAGTAAAGAAATTACAAGCTTACGTGGACTCACAACTGGTCGCTAACCAGATAAATGGCACATTCGACGCTAACAACAAATCCATGCTATCGTACTTGGCTCTAGTTCACTCCCTATTAAATGCATTCACCGACTTTAGGACCAGTCAAATACCAAGAAGTCAAAACAAATAA